Proteins from a genomic interval of Aquabacterium sp. J223:
- a CDS encoding glutathione-independent formaldehyde dehydrogenase, producing the protein MKALVYNGPRDVSVQDMPDARIERPTDAVVRITRTNICGSDLHMYEGRTDMRPGRILGHENVGEVIEVGPAVDQVKVGDMVSVPFNIGCGFCENCERGLSNYCLTCNPGLAGAAYGFADMGPYHGGQAQLLRVPYADYNCLILPRDAAEKQNDYVMLSDIFPTGYHATEMAQLRPGQSVVIYGAGPVGLMAALSATVKGASLVMVVDTHKDRLALAEQIGAVAIDDTEGGGLERVMELTGGRGADCGCECVGYQCCNRHQEEVPNLTMNNLVNAVKFTGHIGCVGVFVPQDPNAKEALQRRGQMAFDFGMFWFKGQKLGTGQCPVKAYNRFLSRLIEQDKVEPSWIVSHELPLEQAPEAYKNFDAREDGWTKVTLKPNG; encoded by the coding sequence ATGAAGGCCCTCGTCTACAACGGGCCGCGCGACGTCAGCGTCCAGGACATGCCCGACGCGCGGATCGAGCGTCCGACCGACGCGGTGGTCCGCATCACCCGCACCAACATCTGCGGCTCCGACCTCCACATGTACGAGGGCCGCACCGACATGCGGCCCGGCCGCATCCTCGGCCACGAGAACGTCGGCGAGGTGATCGAGGTCGGCCCGGCCGTCGACCAGGTCAAGGTCGGCGACATGGTGTCGGTGCCGTTCAACATCGGCTGCGGTTTCTGCGAGAACTGCGAGCGGGGCCTGAGCAACTACTGCCTGACCTGCAATCCGGGCCTTGCCGGCGCGGCCTATGGCTTTGCCGACATGGGGCCCTACCACGGCGGGCAGGCGCAACTGCTTCGCGTGCCCTACGCCGACTACAACTGCCTGATCCTGCCGCGCGACGCGGCGGAGAAGCAGAACGACTATGTGATGCTGTCGGACATCTTCCCGACGGGCTACCACGCCACCGAGATGGCACAGCTGCGGCCCGGCCAGTCGGTGGTGATCTACGGCGCCGGACCGGTGGGCCTGATGGCGGCGCTGTCGGCCACGGTCAAGGGCGCGAGCCTGGTGATGGTGGTCGACACCCACAAGGACCGGCTGGCGCTGGCCGAGCAGATCGGCGCGGTGGCCATCGACGACACCGAAGGCGGCGGCCTCGAGCGGGTGATGGAGCTGACCGGCGGCCGCGGCGCGGATTGCGGCTGCGAGTGCGTGGGCTACCAGTGCTGCAACCGGCACCAGGAGGAGGTGCCCAACCTCACGATGAACAACCTCGTCAACGCGGTGAAGTTCACCGGCCACATCGGCTGCGTGGGCGTGTTCGTGCCGCAGGACCCGAACGCCAAGGAGGCGCTGCAGCGGCGCGGGCAGATGGCCTTCGACTTCGGCATGTTTTGGTTCAAGGGCCAGAAGCTGGGCACCGGCCAGTGCCCGGTGAAGGCCTACAACCGCTTCCTCAGCCGCCTCATCGAGCAGGACAAGGTCGAGCCGTCGTGGATCGTCTCGCACGAGCTGCCGCTGGAGCAGGCGCCGGAGGCGTACAAGAACTTCGACGCCCGCGAGGACGGCTGGACCAAGGTGACGCTGAAGCCGAACGGCTGA
- a CDS encoding hemerythrin domain-containing protein, giving the protein MSATLAYVDAVDLLDADHKLVQKLFLDYQALCDNGAAPEAKQRLALKICGDLGVHTQIEEEIFYPEVRAAIRDDVLMDEALEEHAEAKAAIAQIQAMPPTDAAYDGTVQQLFATVMDHVMDEREQVFLKARYSTADLRGLAPRLYARKKELQSGKPAPMPAGKKKVAS; this is encoded by the coding sequence ATGAGCGCCACGCTTGCCTACGTCGACGCCGTCGACCTGCTGGATGCGGACCACAAACTGGTCCAGAAACTGTTCCTCGACTACCAGGCCCTGTGCGACAACGGCGCGGCGCCCGAGGCGAAACAGCGGCTCGCGCTGAAGATCTGTGGCGACCTCGGCGTGCACACGCAGATCGAAGAGGAGATCTTCTATCCCGAGGTGCGGGCCGCCATCCGGGACGATGTGCTGATGGACGAGGCGCTGGAAGAGCACGCCGAGGCCAAGGCGGCGATCGCCCAGATCCAGGCCATGCCGCCCACCGACGCGGCGTATGACGGCACGGTGCAGCAACTCTTCGCCACCGTCATGGACCACGTGATGGACGAGCGCGAGCAGGTGTTCCTGAAGGCGCGCTACTCCACCGCGGACCTGCGCGGCCTGGCGCCACGGCTGTATGCGCGGAAGAAGGAACTGCAGAGCGGTAAGCCGGCGCCCATGCCGGCCGGAAAGAAGAAGGTGGCGTCATGA
- a CDS encoding efflux transporter outer membrane subunit, translating into MTRSFAFTSLFAALLLAGCATAPPPVDTQALQPVPVAFKEQSTADAGSAGAAVPQAGRWTVAAPADAQPRGRWWSVFNDPVLDDLVQRAGERNTSLQTAAARLAQAQSLLLQAQAQRRPVIDLAAGANRATQPLLANRPFTQDSLAARLNWEVDLSGRLARASDAASLDAEAQAALLESTRLMVQASVAQTYLALRGLDAERAIVADTLRAQRDTLRLTERRLSAGDVGELDAERVKSELAGTESDALSVERQRQLLEHALAQLLGEPASGFALAATDGAFDTALPAIPAGLPATVLARRPDVASAQRRLLAAQARIGVAQAAWFPSLSLTTSAGTASPDLGDLLRWSSRAWGLGALLSLPIFDGGRRDAGIANARAEFDGAAAGYREQVLVAVREVEDELASLRLLRAQAEAQTRAVAAAARATALSGVRYRNGLIGQLELLDAQRSELRNRRQQVQVRAAQAQATVGLIRALGGGWERG; encoded by the coding sequence ATGACCCGATCCTTTGCCTTCACTTCCCTGTTCGCCGCCCTGCTGCTGGCCGGCTGCGCCACCGCGCCGCCTCCGGTGGACACGCAGGCCCTGCAGCCGGTGCCCGTCGCCTTCAAGGAACAGTCGACGGCCGACGCCGGCTCGGCCGGTGCGGCCGTCCCGCAGGCCGGCCGGTGGACCGTCGCCGCGCCGGCCGACGCGCAGCCGCGCGGCCGCTGGTGGTCGGTGTTCAACGACCCGGTGCTCGACGACCTGGTGCAGCGCGCCGGCGAGCGCAACACCTCGCTGCAGACCGCGGCCGCGCGCCTGGCGCAGGCCCAGTCGCTGCTGCTGCAGGCGCAGGCCCAGCGCCGCCCGGTGATCGACCTCGCCGCCGGCGCCAACCGGGCCACGCAGCCGCTGCTGGCGAACCGGCCGTTCACCCAGGACAGCCTGGCCGCACGGCTGAACTGGGAGGTGGACCTGTCCGGCCGCCTGGCACGGGCCAGCGATGCCGCGTCGCTGGACGCCGAGGCCCAGGCCGCGCTGCTGGAGAGCACGCGGCTGATGGTGCAGGCCAGCGTGGCGCAGACCTACCTGGCGCTGCGCGGCCTGGACGCCGAGCGCGCCATCGTGGCCGACACCCTGCGCGCCCAGCGCGACACGCTGCGCCTGACCGAGCGCCGGCTGTCGGCCGGCGACGTCGGCGAACTGGACGCCGAACGGGTGAAGAGCGAACTGGCGGGCACCGAGTCCGACGCGCTGAGCGTGGAGCGGCAGCGCCAGCTGCTGGAACATGCGCTGGCGCAGCTGCTGGGCGAACCGGCATCGGGCTTCGCGCTGGCGGCCACCGACGGCGCGTTCGACACCGCGCTGCCCGCCATCCCCGCCGGCCTGCCCGCCACCGTGCTGGCGCGGCGGCCCGACGTGGCCTCGGCGCAGCGCCGGCTGCTGGCCGCGCAGGCCCGCATCGGCGTGGCGCAGGCGGCGTGGTTCCCCAGCCTGTCGCTGACCACCTCGGCCGGCACCGCGTCGCCCGACCTGGGCGACCTGCTGCGCTGGTCGTCCAGGGCGTGGGGCCTCGGTGCGCTGCTGTCGCTGCCGATCTTCGACGGCGGCCGGCGCGACGCCGGCATCGCCAACGCCCGCGCCGAGTTCGACGGCGCGGCGGCCGGCTACCGCGAACAGGTGCTGGTGGCGGTGCGCGAGGTGGAGGACGAGTTGGCGTCGCTGCGCCTGCTGCGCGCCCAGGCCGAAGCCCAGACCCGCGCCGTGGCCGCCGCGGCCCGCGCCACCGCGCTGTCCGGCGTGCGCTACCGCAACGGCCTCATCGGCCAGCTCGAACTGCTCGACGCCCAGCGCAGCGAGCTGCGCAACCGCCGCCAGCAGGTGCAGGTGCGCGCGGCGCAGGCGCAGGCGACGGTGGGGTTGATCCGGGCGTTGGGTGGGGGGTGGGAGCGGGGCTGA
- a CDS encoding efflux RND transporter permease subunit, whose product MNLSKFFIDRPIFAGVLSLLIFLGGLIALKALPISEYPEVVPPQVVVNARYPGANPKVIAETVATPLEESINGVEGMLYMGSQATTDGLMTLTVTFKLGTDPDKAQQLVQNRVAQAEPRLPEEVRRLGISTVKSSPDLTMVVHLVSPNGRYDMDYLRNYVLLNVRDKLARIPGVGQVMTWGGGEYAMRAWLDPQKAAEHGIAAGDVVRAIREQNVQAAAGVVGASPGLKGVDVQMSINAQGRLKSEAEFGDIIVKSGPGGSVVRLRDIARIELGAADYSLRSLLDNAPAVGTGVFQAPGSNALDISAAVRATMDELQKQMPEGVEYRIAYDPTQFVRASIESVVHTLIEAVLLVVLVVILFLQTWRASIIPLLAVPVSIVGTFAVLHLLGLSINALSLFGLVLAIGIVVDDAIVVVENVERNIAAGLSPRDATYRAMREVSGPIIAIALVLVAVFVPLAFISGLTGQFYKQFAVTIAISTVISAVNSLTLSPALAALLLKGHDAPRDALTRGMDRAFGWLFRGFNNAFGRGSTAYGRGVQGVLSRKAMAFGVYLVLAGATVLLFKAVPSGFVPTQDKQYLIGFAQLPDGATLDRTDEVIRRMGDIMKKTPGIEGSLAFPGLSINGFTNSSNSGIAFAMLKPFDERRDPSLSAQAIAGELNKAFAGIEDAFIVMFPPPPVAGLGTTGGFKLQLQDRGSVGYEAMDQAVKAFMAKAYQAPELAGVFSSWQVNVPQLYADIDRTKARQLGIPVTDIFDTLQIYLGSLYVNDFNQFGRTYSVRVQADAPFRARAEDVGLLKVRSASGEMVPLSALMTVEPSFGPERAMRYNGFLSADINGGPAPGYSSGQAQDAIERIAKETLPPGVSFEWTELTYQEILAGNSAVWVFPLAILLVFLVLAAQYESLTLPIAIILIVPMGLLAAMTGVWLDGGDNNVFTQIGLVVLVGLSAKNAILIVEFARELEIAGRTPVQAAVEAARLRLRPILMTSLAFVMGVLPLVLSTGAGAEMRSAMGVAVFAGMIGVTAFGLFLTPVFYVVLRRMAGNRPLAHHGGQHAPVVTHGGAVTAAQPAAPRSHHE is encoded by the coding sequence ATGAACCTCTCGAAATTCTTCATCGACCGGCCGATCTTCGCCGGCGTGCTGTCGCTGCTGATCTTCCTCGGCGGGCTGATCGCCTTGAAGGCGTTGCCCATCTCCGAGTACCCCGAGGTGGTGCCGCCGCAGGTGGTGGTCAACGCCCGCTACCCGGGCGCCAACCCCAAGGTCATCGCCGAGACGGTGGCCACGCCGCTGGAGGAATCGATCAACGGCGTCGAGGGCATGCTCTACATGGGCAGCCAGGCCACCACCGACGGCCTGATGACGCTGACCGTGACGTTCAAGCTGGGCACCGACCCCGACAAGGCGCAGCAGCTGGTGCAGAACCGGGTGGCGCAGGCCGAGCCGCGGCTGCCGGAGGAGGTGCGCCGGCTGGGCATCAGCACGGTGAAGAGCTCGCCCGACCTGACCATGGTGGTCCACCTCGTCTCGCCCAACGGGCGCTACGACATGGACTACCTGCGCAACTACGTGCTGCTGAACGTGCGCGACAAGCTGGCGCGCATTCCCGGCGTCGGCCAGGTGATGACCTGGGGAGGCGGCGAGTACGCCATGCGCGCATGGCTGGACCCGCAGAAGGCGGCCGAGCACGGCATCGCCGCCGGCGACGTGGTCAGGGCCATCCGCGAGCAGAACGTGCAGGCCGCCGCCGGCGTGGTCGGCGCATCGCCGGGCCTGAAGGGCGTGGACGTGCAGATGTCCATCAACGCCCAGGGCCGTCTGAAGAGCGAGGCCGAGTTCGGCGACATCATCGTCAAGAGCGGGCCGGGCGGCAGCGTGGTGCGCCTGCGCGACATCGCCCGCATCGAGCTGGGCGCGGCCGACTACTCGCTGCGCAGCCTGCTGGACAACGCGCCGGCGGTGGGCACCGGGGTCTTCCAGGCGCCCGGCTCCAACGCGCTGGACATCTCGGCCGCGGTGCGCGCCACGATGGACGAGCTGCAGAAACAGATGCCCGAGGGCGTGGAGTACCGCATCGCCTACGACCCGACGCAGTTCGTGCGGGCGTCGATCGAATCGGTGGTGCACACGCTGATCGAGGCGGTGCTGCTGGTGGTGCTGGTCGTCATCCTGTTCCTGCAGACCTGGCGCGCGTCCATCATCCCGCTGCTGGCGGTGCCGGTGTCCATCGTCGGCACCTTCGCCGTGCTGCACCTGCTGGGGCTGTCGATCAACGCCCTGAGCCTGTTCGGACTGGTGCTGGCCATCGGCATCGTGGTCGACGACGCCATCGTGGTGGTGGAGAACGTCGAGCGCAACATCGCCGCCGGCCTGTCGCCCCGCGACGCCACCTACCGCGCGATGCGCGAGGTGTCCGGTCCCATCATCGCCATCGCCCTGGTGCTGGTGGCGGTGTTCGTGCCGCTGGCCTTCATCAGCGGCCTGACGGGGCAGTTCTACAAGCAGTTCGCGGTGACCATCGCCATCTCCACGGTGATCTCGGCGGTCAACTCGCTGACGCTGTCGCCGGCGCTGGCCGCGCTGCTGCTCAAGGGCCACGACGCGCCGAGGGACGCGCTGACGCGCGGCATGGACCGTGCCTTCGGCTGGCTGTTCCGCGGCTTCAACAACGCCTTCGGCCGCGGCTCCACCGCCTACGGCCGCGGCGTGCAGGGCGTCCTGTCGCGCAAGGCGATGGCCTTCGGCGTCTACCTCGTGCTGGCCGGCGCCACGGTGCTGCTGTTCAAGGCCGTGCCCTCGGGCTTCGTGCCGACGCAGGACAAGCAGTACCTGATCGGCTTCGCCCAGCTGCCCGACGGCGCCACGCTGGACCGCACCGACGAGGTGATCCGCCGCATGGGCGACATCATGAAGAAGACGCCGGGCATCGAGGGCTCGCTGGCCTTCCCGGGGCTGTCGATCAACGGCTTCACCAACAGCTCGAACTCGGGCATCGCCTTCGCGATGCTGAAGCCCTTCGACGAGCGCAGGGATCCGTCCCTCAGCGCGCAGGCGATCGCCGGCGAACTGAACAAGGCCTTCGCCGGCATCGAGGACGCCTTCATCGTCATGTTCCCGCCGCCGCCGGTGGCCGGGCTGGGCACCACCGGCGGCTTCAAGCTGCAGCTGCAGGACCGCGGCTCGGTGGGCTATGAGGCCATGGACCAGGCCGTCAAGGCCTTCATGGCCAAGGCCTACCAGGCGCCGGAGCTGGCGGGCGTGTTCTCGAGCTGGCAGGTCAACGTGCCGCAGCTCTATGCCGACATCGACCGCACCAAGGCGCGGCAGCTCGGCATCCCGGTGACCGACATCTTCGACACCCTGCAGATCTACCTCGGCAGCCTGTACGTCAACGACTTCAACCAGTTCGGCCGGACCTACTCGGTGCGGGTGCAGGCCGACGCGCCCTTCCGCGCGCGGGCCGAGGACGTGGGGCTGCTCAAGGTGCGGTCGGCGTCGGGCGAGATGGTGCCGCTGTCGGCGCTGATGACCGTGGAGCCCAGCTTCGGGCCGGAGCGCGCCATGCGCTACAACGGCTTCCTCTCGGCCGACATCAACGGCGGCCCGGCGCCCGGCTATTCGTCGGGCCAGGCGCAGGACGCGATCGAGCGCATCGCCAAGGAGACGCTGCCGCCCGGCGTCAGCTTCGAATGGACCGAGCTGACCTACCAGGAGATCCTGGCCGGCAACTCCGCCGTCTGGGTGTTCCCGCTGGCCATCCTGCTGGTCTTCCTCGTGCTGGCCGCGCAGTACGAAAGCCTGACGCTGCCGATCGCCATCATCCTCATCGTGCCGATGGGCTTGCTGGCGGCGATGACCGGGGTCTGGCTGGACGGCGGCGACAACAACGTCTTCACCCAGATCGGCCTGGTGGTGCTGGTGGGCCTCTCGGCGAAGAACGCCATCCTCATCGTCGAGTTCGCCCGCGAGCTGGAGATCGCCGGCCGCACGCCGGTGCAGGCCGCGGTGGAGGCGGCGCGGCTGCGGCTTCGGCCCATCCTCATGACCTCGCTGGCCTTCGTCATGGGCGTGCTGCCGCTGGTGCTGTCCACCGGCGCCGGTGCCGAGATGCGCAGCGCGATGGGCGTGGCCGTGTTCGCCGGGATGATCGGCGTCACCGCCTTCGGCCTCTTCCTCACGCCGGTGTTCTACGTGGTGCTGCGGCGCATGGCCGGCAACCGGCCGCTGGCGCACCACGGCGGGCAGCACGCGCCGGTGGTGACCCACGGCGGTGCCGTCACGGCGGCGCAGCCCGCGGCGCCGCGGTCCCACCACGAATGA
- a CDS encoding efflux RND transporter periplasmic adaptor subunit, whose product MPNLHQTLVRRPVVAGLSVLTAVVALGAVGSALFGLAASQAEAPPAAAAPPAVPVSVAEVVQREVSAWREFSGRLEAVQRVEVRPRVAGSLQAVHFREGALVKEGDLLVSLDPAPYAAEVERAEAQLAAAQSRLAQARSEQQRAERLWEDRAIAQREFDERGHGLREAEANLRAAQAALQSARLSLSYTQVRAPVAGRIGKAEVTAGNLVAAGPNAPVLTTLVSVHPIYASFDADEQLVARALHDLPGGALARGQVERIPVRMEGTDGPVEGRLQLVDNQVDGKSGTVRLRAVFDNREGRLMPGQFARLRMGQPRGETALLVSERAVGTDQSKRFVIVVDRDHKAVWREVKLGAPVDGLRIVTEGLQPGERVVVNGLHRVRPGAVIAPQPVPMTAQADTAVNVAAR is encoded by the coding sequence ATGCCCAACCTGCACCAGACCCTCGTCCGCCGGCCCGTCGTCGCCGGCCTGTCCGTGCTCACCGCCGTGGTGGCGCTCGGCGCAGTGGGCTCGGCCCTGTTCGGCCTGGCGGCCAGCCAGGCCGAGGCGCCGCCGGCCGCCGCCGCGCCGCCCGCCGTGCCGGTGTCGGTGGCCGAGGTGGTGCAGCGCGAGGTCAGCGCCTGGCGCGAGTTCTCCGGCCGGCTGGAGGCGGTGCAGCGGGTGGAGGTGCGCCCGCGGGTGGCCGGCTCGCTGCAGGCGGTGCACTTCCGCGAGGGCGCGCTGGTGAAGGAGGGCGACCTGCTGGTCAGCCTGGACCCGGCGCCGTACGCGGCCGAGGTCGAGCGTGCCGAAGCGCAGCTCGCCGCCGCCCAGTCGCGGCTGGCGCAGGCCCGCAGCGAGCAGCAGCGCGCCGAGCGGCTGTGGGAGGACCGCGCCATCGCGCAGCGCGAGTTCGACGAACGCGGCCACGGCCTGCGCGAGGCCGAGGCCAACCTGCGGGCGGCGCAGGCGGCGCTGCAGTCGGCCCGGCTGTCGCTGTCGTACACCCAGGTGCGCGCGCCGGTGGCCGGGCGCATCGGCAAGGCCGAGGTCACCGCCGGCAACCTGGTCGCCGCCGGGCCCAACGCGCCGGTGCTGACCACGCTGGTCTCGGTGCACCCGATCTACGCCAGCTTCGACGCGGACGAGCAGCTCGTCGCCCGCGCGCTGCACGACCTGCCCGGCGGCGCGCTGGCGCGCGGCCAGGTCGAGCGCATCCCGGTGCGCATGGAAGGCACCGACGGTCCGGTGGAGGGCCGGCTGCAGCTGGTCGACAACCAGGTCGACGGCAAGAGCGGCACGGTGCGCCTGCGCGCGGTGTTCGACAACCGCGAGGGCCGGCTGATGCCCGGCCAGTTCGCGCGGCTGCGCATGGGCCAGCCGCGCGGCGAGACCGCGCTGCTGGTCAGCGAGCGGGCGGTGGGCACCGACCAGAGCAAGCGCTTCGTCATCGTCGTCGACCGCGACCACAAGGCGGTCTGGCGCGAGGTGAAGCTGGGCGCGCCGGTGGACGGCCTGCGCATCGTCACCGAAGGCCTGCAGCCCGGCGAGCGGGTGGTGGTCAACGGCCTGCACCGGGTGCGTCCGGGCGCCGTGATCGCGCCGCAGCCGGTGCCGATGACGGCGCAGGCCGACACGGCCGTCAACGTCGCGGCGCGCTGA
- a CDS encoding alpha/beta hydrolase has protein sequence MVRPSDSAAPPAPLVAEDALRLPGLDAPLALRWTLPAGEPIALVLHLHAGAFTAGSPAEGERMAGLLAAEGARVASLAYPLSPAMPFPQPVEAVHAALDWLHRQRRKLKAERLPLLVAGEEAGGNLAAAAALAARDRCTPPLHGQVLLSPMLDACTATASLRDARAGEPGCCWAEGWRRYLARACDALHPYATPGRAMRLAGLAPALLVTAEDDPLRDETRAYGQRLRQAGVAVDEVVLSAPTGWPQSHRAPGEAPWSAELGPPLRAFLQARRAAAGGLAGCRPRPAPRPG, from the coding sequence ATGGTCCGCCCGTCCGATTCCGCCGCACCCCCCGCCCCGCTGGTGGCCGAGGACGCGCTGCGCCTGCCGGGCCTGGACGCCCCGCTGGCGCTGCGCTGGACGCTGCCGGCCGGCGAGCCGATCGCCCTGGTGCTGCACCTGCACGCCGGCGCCTTCACCGCCGGCTCGCCGGCCGAGGGCGAGCGCATGGCCGGGCTGCTGGCGGCCGAGGGCGCGCGGGTGGCCTCGCTGGCCTATCCGCTGTCGCCGGCGATGCCCTTCCCGCAGCCGGTGGAAGCGGTGCATGCCGCCCTCGACTGGCTGCACCGCCAGCGCCGCAAGCTGAAGGCCGAGCGGCTGCCGCTGCTGGTGGCCGGCGAGGAAGCCGGCGGCAACCTGGCCGCCGCGGCCGCGCTGGCCGCCCGCGACCGCTGCACCCCGCCGCTGCACGGCCAGGTGCTGCTGTCGCCGATGCTCGACGCCTGCACCGCCACGGCGTCGCTGCGCGACGCACGGGCCGGCGAACCCGGCTGCTGCTGGGCCGAAGGCTGGCGCCGCTACCTCGCCCGCGCCTGCGACGCGCTGCACCCCTACGCCACGCCGGGCCGCGCGATGCGGCTGGCCGGCCTGGCGCCGGCGCTGCTGGTCACCGCCGAGGACGACCCGCTGCGCGACGAGACCCGCGCCTACGGCCAGCGCCTGCGTCAGGCCGGCGTGGCGGTCGACGAGGTGGTGCTGAGCGCGCCCACCGGCTGGCCGCAGAGCCACCGCGCGCCGGGCGAGGCCCCCTGGTCGGCCGAACTGGGCCCGCCGCTGCGCGCCTTCCTGCAGGCGCGCCGCGCGGCCGCCGGTGGCCTCGCCGGTTGTCGACCTCGGCCCGCCCCCCGCCCCGGCTGA
- a CDS encoding LysR family transcriptional regulator yields the protein MDKLLAMQAFVRVVEAGTFSRAADTLSLPKPTVTRLVQRLEADLQTKLLNRTTRRVTVTADGAAYYDRAMRLLSELEELESSLSKAKANPRGRLRIDAGTAVAQLLLIPALPDFHARYPDIQIDLGVSDRPVDLIGENVDCVLRGGELTDQSLVARRIGNFHTLVCATPGYLERHGMPQHPRDIEEGEHVVVNHFSPRTGRIFPFVFERGEERLEVVGRHRLSINDSNAGLTAALAGLGLVNTATFMAQPYIQAGLLRPVLVDWCSESVPIHVVYPPNRHLSAKLRVFVDWVAELFSRSDEIQRQCSLPGCMAAAAAAGAARPVVPSPVAAPAQTAAVAAAAQAEALRAAQTLRALAR from the coding sequence ATGGACAAGTTGCTCGCGATGCAGGCCTTCGTGCGCGTGGTGGAGGCCGGCACCTTCAGCCGCGCGGCCGACACGCTGTCGCTGCCCAAGCCGACGGTGACGCGGCTGGTGCAGCGGCTGGAGGCCGACCTGCAGACCAAGCTGCTCAACCGCACCACGCGGCGGGTGACGGTCACCGCCGACGGCGCGGCCTACTACGACCGCGCCATGCGGCTGCTGTCGGAGCTCGAGGAACTCGAGTCCAGCCTGTCCAAGGCCAAGGCCAACCCGCGCGGCCGGCTGCGCATCGACGCCGGCACCGCGGTGGCGCAGCTGCTGCTCATCCCCGCCCTGCCCGACTTCCACGCCCGGTACCCGGACATCCAGATCGACCTCGGCGTCAGCGACCGGCCGGTGGACCTGATCGGCGAGAACGTCGATTGCGTGCTGCGCGGCGGCGAACTGACCGACCAGTCGCTGGTGGCGCGGCGCATCGGCAACTTCCACACGCTGGTCTGCGCCACGCCGGGTTACCTGGAGAGGCACGGCATGCCGCAGCACCCGCGCGACATCGAGGAGGGCGAGCACGTGGTGGTGAACCACTTCTCACCCCGCACCGGCCGCATCTTCCCCTTCGTCTTCGAGCGCGGCGAGGAGCGCCTCGAGGTGGTGGGCCGGCACCGGCTGTCGATCAACGATTCCAACGCCGGGTTGACGGCGGCGCTGGCGGGGCTGGGCCTGGTCAACACCGCGACCTTCATGGCACAGCCGTACATCCAGGCCGGGCTGCTGCGGCCCGTGCTGGTGGACTGGTGCTCCGAGAGCGTGCCCATCCATGTCGTCTACCCGCCCAACCGGCACCTCAGCGCCAAGCTGCGGGTGTTCGTCGACTGGGTGGCCGAGCTGTTCTCGCGCAGCGACGAGATCCAGCGGCAGTGCAGCCTGCCCGGCTGCATGGCGGCGGCCGCCGCCGCCGGGGCTGCACGCCCGGTCGTGCCGTCCCCGGTGGCCGCGCCGGCGCAGACCGCCGCGGTGGCGGCCGCAGCGCAGGCGGAAGCGCTGCGCGCGGCGCAGACGCTACGCGCCCTGGCGCGGTGA
- a CDS encoding PEP-CTERM sorting domain-containing protein, whose product MRSKKFSVVVGAVLACLASYSSAVTIGSLTLPDGAQIHAGTVYENIVTAPGQTLAGYGTVGQINGLPLSTYCSGCELTFTFGGYQVQTITSPTDVTFSGGWVNFYLDASPDFNKDVAGSASDGTLFLTLAGRGLVSNNVNTGSGLLQGSGNGLADVDFTGSANGNTAGAGAVANAFFNTNTFNGADVLFNTSYTIYNNGSPLCPSGAPCVVGSADLHAAPIPEPETYALVAAGLGMIAFMARRRRAD is encoded by the coding sequence ATGAGAAGCAAGAAGTTCAGTGTCGTCGTCGGTGCGGTGCTCGCCTGCCTGGCGTCGTATTCCTCGGCGGTGACCATCGGCAGCCTGACGCTGCCCGACGGCGCGCAGATCCACGCCGGCACGGTGTACGAGAACATCGTCACCGCCCCGGGCCAGACGCTGGCCGGCTACGGCACCGTGGGCCAGATCAACGGCCTGCCGCTGTCGACCTACTGCAGCGGCTGCGAGCTCACCTTCACCTTCGGCGGCTACCAGGTGCAGACGATCACCTCGCCGACGGATGTCACCTTTTCCGGTGGCTGGGTGAACTTCTACCTGGACGCCTCGCCGGACTTCAACAAGGACGTCGCCGGCTCCGCCAGCGACGGCACGCTGTTCCTCACGCTGGCCGGCCGCGGTCTCGTCAGCAACAACGTCAACACCGGTTCCGGCCTGCTGCAGGGTTCGGGCAACGGCCTGGCCGACGTGGACTTCACCGGCTCCGCCAACGGCAACACCGCCGGCGCCGGCGCGGTCGCCAACGCGTTCTTCAACACCAACACCTTCAACGGTGCGGACGTGCTGTTCAACACCTCCTACACCATCTACAACAACGGTTCGCCGCTGTGCCCGAGCGGTGCGCCCTGCGTGGTCGGCAGCGCCGACCTGCACGCCGCGCCGATCCCCGAGCCGGAGACCTATGCGCTGGTCGCTGCCGGCCTCGGCATGATCGCCTTCATGGCGCGTCGCCGCCGCGCGGACTGA